From the Dendrosporobacter quercicolus genome, the window GTTTCCATTACGCAGATCGGATTGTCTACCCCCACTTCGCCCCCGGGCATATAAATATATTCATGATTGATCGTATCGCCGAAAATAATACCGGCCTTGAGCTGGGCAGCAACCATAACACTCATCTTCATCCCTACAATCACCAAAAAATTCGTTAAAACATGTTTTTCTTCCATAAAACAAACGCACTGACTGAAGTTAAGGCCAGCGAAATCATTGAAACATAAAGAAATCCGTGACTCTCGGCAATCGGAATAACAACATTCATGCCGAAAAAGCTGGATATCATGGTTGGTATCGCCATGATAATCGTCATTGAGGCCAGAAATTTCATTACCATGTTCAAATTATTAGAAATAATTGAAGCAAAAGTCTCAACCATGCCAGTCAGAATACGGCTGTACATTTCAACCATTTCCTGCGCCTGTTTATTTTCAATGATAACATCTTCCAGCAAATCTTCATCTTCTTCAAACATTTTAATGAGATACTGCAAATTGTTATTGGAACGCAGCCGCAGCAGCTTTTCCATTACTACGCCATTGGAACGCAGCGATGCATTGAAATAAGTCAGGGCTTTTTGCAGTTCCAGAAGTTGAAACAGGCCCTCGTTCTTCATCGAACGGTGCAGCTGTTTTTCGATTTCATCCGTCAGACGACTGATTTGCCGGATATATTTTAAATATAACGTCGCCGACTTATATAAGAATTGAAATAGAAACCTGGTTTTCTTGAATGTACTGAACAGTTTGGCGTTATTGCAGTTAAACTCGGATAAAACTTCGTTATTCTCCAGGCAGACAGTAATGACATAATCCCGCGTCAGTACAATTCCCAGCGGCAAAGTATCATAAGAAACCCTGGTGCGCATAACCGGAACATTAGTGATAATCAGAATACAGTCATCCTCAATTTCCGTACGCGAGCGCTCTTCTTCATCCAGCGCCGCTTTTAAAATATCCATCGGTATATTGACTGCTGCCGCCACAATGTTAAGCTCAGCGACAGTCGGATTGACAAGATTGAACCAGGCCCCTTTTTCCAGGGCATCAACAGCCAATTCACGCAGAGCTCCAGTGTAACAATCGCTTTTATACACTTGCAGCATGAATATTCCCCCTTTTCATGGGGAAGCAGGTCCAGATCTCTCACTAAAAAAATTTAAATAAGTAAGAAAAATGGAATATTCCCCGATATTTGATTATTTTTACAAAACAGCGTAAACTAGGTATGTCTACATCCATTTTTCTCACCTGCCTCATTAGTTTAATTAGCTTTACATTAAAAATATACTCTCCGGGCTTACAATAGTCAATACATTTAACCGTAATTTATCATTTCCGCTACAGTTGGTACTTGAAACAATACGCAGGACTGGCCGTACCAGCTCCGGTATGCAGTGACTTTATTTACCGTCAGCAAGCTTGTTGACAAAGCCCTTTTAATTTTGCTATAATGTTAGATGTGCCGGACACGGAGGGGTGTCCGAGTGGTTTATGGAGCTGGTCTTGAAAACCAGTGATCCCGCAAGGGACCGTGGGTTCGAATCCCACCCCCTCCGCCATATTAAATTTAGACAACACAGCATTCGGAGTGGTACTCAAGTGGCTGAAGAGGACGGTTTGCTAAATCGTTAGGGGTCGTGAGGCCCGCCAGGGTTCAAATCCCTGCCACTCCGCCATCAATGAAAAATTGACGGCTATCAACGGAAACGTTGGTAGCCGTTTTATGTTTCCCTGGTCTTACAGCCTCCCCCTATTCTATCTATGATTCATTCTATTCCGGATGAGCGCAATTGCCTCTCTCAGTTTCAACACGTTCCTTCAACAAAAATGCCAGTTTTCGCAAAAGCAGCGCTCAAACTTCCTCCTATATCGGCAACAGCGCCCGGGATGATTGACCTGCCCCGCCTTAACCGGCTTTGTATAAGCAGCACAACAGCTCCATTGCGATGGAGCTGTTGTGCTGCTATTCATCCATAATGCAAACATACACGTACTTGGAGCCATGAACGCCAATGGTTAAATCCATCTCGATATCCGAAGTGCGGCTGGGTCCGGCAATAAAGGTGGTGGTGGTCGGCAGTTTTGTGCCATAACGCTGTTTTAGCAGTTTCATTACCGAGTAAAAACCGTCAACCAATTGCGCTGTTGTAAAAACAGCAATCAGCGTAATCGGCAGAATAGACACCGTTGTCGGTTGCCCGGCGCCGCCCGGCAGTACCAGCGTTCCCGTCTCGGCCATGGCAATATCGCCCCACACCACGCCGGCCTCCATTGACTCGGCCGACGGAATCCACTCCTGGCGGCCCGTCGCCAGCGGCCATACAAATAATTTGGCCTCAGCCTGGGCAAAAATCTCCCTTAAATTTAGTTTTTCCAGTTCGGGATGATCCCACCGGACAGCCTGCTGAATTCCCCTTTCGCGAATGATCGCGGTCAGAGCGTTTGCCAGTTCGTCCCTGTTTCCGACACTAAACGCCTGACCGCCCAGTGCCTTCCACTCTTTGATAAACCGTTCCCTGAGCTCCCGCCGTTCTTCAACTGTTGTGCCGCGTTCCGTGAATAGGCCGTCCATCGGATTCTCCACCCGCCCGGCTTTTGAACCCGGCGGCGTCTTAATACGATTGCGGATTGCGGAAAAAAACGCTTCCCGGTCGCCCGTCAGCTTGCCTTGCGCCATTTTATCTACTCCTTTCGCTCTTCATTCAGTTCCGGCCAAATTTCGTGGAAGAACTTATCCGGCAACGCCGGCATGTCACGATATTTCAACCAGTCTGAGATTGGCGGCGGACCATAAGCAATTTTTTGGGCTTTAACCAGCGGAAACTGGAACCGGCGGGCCATACGGATGGAAAAACGGTACCGGCTCATACTGGCAAAAACCGCATTCCAGCCTTTGTAGGCAATATCTTCTAAAATTTCGCCTTTTTTCTCCAGCTCCACTTTGTCATTGCGCAAGGCGTACAGCATATCGTGCAACGGTATCTTTACCGGACAGGCCGTGTGGCAGGCCCCGCACAAAGTAGAGGCATAAGGCAGCTCGCCGTATTTGGAAATCCCCTGGTATAAGGGCGATAAAACAGCGCCAATCGGCCCCGGATAGACCCAGCCGTAAGCATGACCGCCAATGTTCCTGTACACCGGGCAGGCATTAAGACAGGAACCGCAGCGGATACAGTTAAGAACCTTTTCATAGGTTGAACCAAGCAGCTTGGAACGGCCATTGTCAACAATGACCAGATGAAATTCCTGCGGCCCGTCCAGTTCCTCTTCCATACGGATACCGGTAGACAACGTATTATAAACGGTTATTTTTTGACCGGTTGCGCTGCGGGCCAGCAAAGACAGCATCACGGCCAATTCCTCCACGCCCGGCAGGATTCGTTCCATCCCCATAATGGTCACAAGCGTCGGCGCCAGCGCCGATATGATTCTGGCGTTGCCTTCATTGGTGCATACCGTAACAGCGCCTGAATCGGCAATGGCAAAATTACAGCCGGTAATGCCGATATCGATATTCAGAAACTGTTGCCGCAGATATTTACGGGCAAAAGCGCACAAATCAGCTGTCTCGGCCGGTATTTTTTCGTTGCTTACGGCATTAAACAGCTCGGCCACCTGAAAACGGTTCTTATGCATTGCCGGAACGATAATATGTGATGGCGTCTCATCCGCCAGCTGGATAATCCATTCACCCAAATCGGACTCAATCACTTTGCAGCCCATTTTTTCCAGCGCCGGATTGAGATGAATTTCCTCAGATACCATCGACTTGGATTTTACAATCGATTTGGCATCCTTCTCCTTGGCCAGGTTTTCAATATACTGCACCGCTTCCTCGCCGGTCCTGGCTAAGCAAACATGGCCGCCTCGCTGTAAGACATTATCCACCAGTTGCTCAAGATACTGATCCAGGTGCTGAATGACATGCATCCGAATGGCCTCCGCCCGTTCGCGGAAAGCCGCCCAGCGCTCGGGCCCCACTTCGGCAATGGCTTCGGCCCGTTTGCCTCTTAACCGTCCGGTGCCTAATTTTACCGCTTTAATCATTACAGTATCAGCCAGCGCTTTATGATAGCGCTTCCGGAAACTAGGTTCAATATGCATTGTCATCACACTCCTTGATCCAAGACTTGCGCCAGATGCATTACTTTTACCGGATAGCCCTTACGGCTTAAGCGGCCGCTGATATTCATCAGACAGGTCAGGTCACTGCCGGCCAGCACCTCGGCTCCGGTCGCAATGACATTGTCGACTTTTTCTTCCAGAATTGCGCCCGATATGTCGGCCATTTTCACTGAGAAGGTCCCGCCAAAACCGCAGCAATCATAGGAATACGGCAGTTCAACAAAATCAAGGTCTCTCACATTCTTCAATAAAAGCTTCGGCTGTTCCTCAATGCCGAGCAGCCTGGACATATGACAGCTGGAATGATAAGTAACCTTCTTGCGGAAGGTTGCGCCCACATCGGTTAGGCCCAGCACATCTACGATAAACTGCGAAAATTCGTACGTCTTATGCACAAATTCCTCGGCCCGTTTTTCCCAGACAGGGTCACCGGCAAACAAGGTCGGATACCCATGGTGAATCATTGAGGCGCATGAGCCGGAAGGCATAACAATCCGCTCGCTTTTCTCAAACACCTCAATGACCTTTTTCGCCACATCGGCCGCTTCCCGGTGATAACCGCTGGAATACGCCGGCTGTCCGCAGCAGGTCTGCCCCTCGGGGAAATCCAGCTCCACGCCGCTGCGCTTCAGTACATTGACAACGCTTCTGCCCACATCGGCGTACATCATATCGGCAATGCAGGTTACAAATAATGATGCCTTCAATATTACCCCCCCCATATAGCTCCTGGCTAAATTCGCTTGCTCCAGCAAAGCTTACCATTAGGTTTGGCATTAACAGCAAATTTATTCATTTCGGCCGGTAACGGTAAAAAGCGAAAAACGGAATTGAACCGCAAAGTACGCGAAGTACACAAAGAGAACGCCAAATACGGTGCGAAAACTATCGCACCGGGGATAACGCGGGTTGAAGGCGCAAGAATGGCAAAATAGCGCGCTCCGGCTAACGTGCGGCAACTGACTGCGCCAATGCCCGCAGCAAAAAAACAGGCTGCTGGCCCGATGTCCGGGAAAGTCAGCCTGTTTCAGTTTCAGAGGTTACAATTTAATCACTTCATTGGTACTGAATAAATAGAGATATTTTTCTTTTACCTGCTGCTTTAAGATTAATGCCGCCGCCTCGGCATAAAAATCCAGCTGGATCGCGTATTTTTCCGCCAGCCGTCCGCCAGCCCTGACAGTGTCGGTTTTATAATCTACAAGCACCAGGCCGTCGGGTTCATCAAATAACATATCAATGATGCCCTGAACAAAAATTGTTTCGCCACTGTCCGCCAGCTCCGGATAGAATCGCGCCGCCGGCAGCATAAAGCTAAACGGCAGCTCCCGGCGCACTTTGGGCGAACGGCAGATACGCCGGCCAAGCTCGCTGGCAAAAAACTTCCGGACACCGGCCAGGTCGGCTTCAGCCGCCTGTTCAGGCGTCAGCAGCTCCCGCTCAATCATCGCCTGTAACTGGCCTGCCAGACCGGCTTCGCTTAAATCAGCGCCAGGCTCGATATGCTGCATAACAGTGTGTATCACTGTGCCATATTCGGCTGGCGTCAATTTGCCGGTTTGCTGAAGAAAGCGCGGCCGGGCGAAAAGCGGCCGCTGCTCAAACAGCCGTTGGCCGCTGTCGCGATCAAGCAGTTCAAAGCGGCGCTTGATCTCACTCACCGATAATTTGGCCGGTTTACCGACAGCCTCATAATGAGCATATTGCCAGCCTAACCGCCGCTCTACCCATTCGCTTTCTTCCCCGGCGGGCACCGGCGCAAACGCCTTCACCTGGTCAAGCAGCGGGGCGCTGACCGGCGTCTGCGCACCGGAAGCGCCCAACTCGGCGGCCGGGCAGATCCGAATAGACCAGCGGCTGGCATCGTTGGCCAAGCCTTCCGCCGGCGGACCGCAATCGGCAGTATAGTCCCGCAATACCTGCCCGTCGGCGTGACGGGCAACCGCCGGAACCAGCCAGTCCAAATAACTTTTGGCCCCGGCAATCAGTGCGTCCGGCAGCAGCAGCGGCCCATAACCGGCCGTTTGACACCAGGCCACCGCTTTTTGGGCAACTTTCACGGTTGAGCCGACCAAAATAATTTTTTCCCTTGCTCTGGTTAAGGCTACATACAAAACACGCAATTCCTCGGCCTTGGTTTCCATG encodes:
- a CDS encoding magnesium transporter CorA family protein, yielding MLQVYKSDCYTGALRELAVDALEKGAWFNLVNPTVAELNIVAAAVNIPMDILKAALDEEERSRTEIEDDCILIITNVPVMRTRVSYDTLPLGIVLTRDYVITVCLENNEVLSEFNCNNAKLFSTFKKTRFLFQFLYKSATLYLKYIRQISRLTDEIEKQLHRSMKNEGLFQLLELQKALTYFNASLRSNGVVMEKLLRLRSNNNLQYLIKMFEEDEDLLEDVIIENKQAQEMVEMYSRILTGMVETFASIISNNLNMVMKFLASMTIIMAIPTMISSFFGMNVVIPIAESHGFLYVSMISLALTSVSAFVLWKKNMF
- a CDS encoding LutC/YkgG family protein, coding for MAQGKLTGDREAFFSAIRNRIKTPPGSKAGRVENPMDGLFTERGTTVEERRELRERFIKEWKALGGQAFSVGNRDELANALTAIIRERGIQQAVRWDHPELEKLNLREIFAQAEAKLFVWPLATGRQEWIPSAESMEAGVVWGDIAMAETGTLVLPGGAGQPTTVSILPITLIAVFTTAQLVDGFYSVMKLLKQRYGTKLPTTTTFIAGPSRTSDIEMDLTIGVHGSKYVYVCIMDE
- a CDS encoding LutB/LldF family L-lactate oxidation iron-sulfur protein — its product is MHIEPSFRKRYHKALADTVMIKAVKLGTGRLRGKRAEAIAEVGPERWAAFRERAEAIRMHVIQHLDQYLEQLVDNVLQRGGHVCLARTGEEAVQYIENLAKEKDAKSIVKSKSMVSEEIHLNPALEKMGCKVIESDLGEWIIQLADETPSHIIVPAMHKNRFQVAELFNAVSNEKIPAETADLCAFARKYLRQQFLNIDIGITGCNFAIADSGAVTVCTNEGNARIISALAPTLVTIMGMERILPGVEELAVMLSLLARSATGQKITVYNTLSTGIRMEEELDGPQEFHLVIVDNGRSKLLGSTYEKVLNCIRCGSCLNACPVYRNIGGHAYGWVYPGPIGAVLSPLYQGISKYGELPYASTLCGACHTACPVKIPLHDMLYALRNDKVELEKKGEILEDIAYKGWNAVFASMSRYRFSIRMARRFQFPLVKAQKIAYGPPPISDWLKYRDMPALPDKFFHEIWPELNEERKE
- a CDS encoding (Fe-S)-binding protein — its product is MKASLFVTCIADMMYADVGRSVVNVLKRSGVELDFPEGQTCCGQPAYSSGYHREAADVAKKVIEVFEKSERIVMPSGSCASMIHHGYPTLFAGDPVWEKRAEEFVHKTYEFSQFIVDVLGLTDVGATFRKKVTYHSSCHMSRLLGIEEQPKLLLKNVRDLDFVELPYSYDCCGFGGTFSVKMADISGAILEEKVDNVIATGAEVLAGSDLTCLMNISGRLSRKGYPVKVMHLAQVLDQGV